A region from the Solibacillus sp. FSL H8-0523 genome encodes:
- a CDS encoding catalase gives MTKEQTGNEKELKRETLTNRQGHPITDNQNLRTIGNRGPATLENYHFIEKISHFDREEVPERVVHARGAGAFGYFETYGKVGNEPVEKYTRAKVFSGAGKQTPVLARFSTVAGSKDSPETARDPRGFAIKMYTEEGNWDLVGNNLKIFFIRDAMKFPDMIHAFKADPVSNVPNPERMFDFVSRTPEATHMITFLFSPWGIPATYRNMQGSGVNTYKWVNDKGEAVLIKYHWEPVQGIRNLTQDEADAIQGKNVGHATQDLYEAIEEGNYPEWELFVQMMSDDYHPELDFDPLDDTKLWPTDQFPFLPVGKMVLNRNPTDYHAEIELAAFGTGVLVDGLDFSDDKMLQGRTFSYSDTQRYRVGSNYLKLPVNSPKVEVRSNQHRGQMDVHRPGESGGNPHINYEPSMIGGLQEADKTERPKHEPMYSDKLKSEPIDRPNNYGQAGETYRNFEDWERDELINNLSNALALCDERIQHAMIDHFTQADEEYGRRVKEGIAAKMKELQAHKMKKGAGSERANEAVDEVHDMGTDADPY, from the coding sequence ATGACGAAAGAGCAAACCGGCAATGAAAAAGAATTAAAGCGAGAAACATTAACCAATCGACAGGGCCATCCGATTACAGACAATCAAAATTTGCGAACAATCGGAAATCGTGGACCTGCAACATTGGAGAACTATCACTTTATAGAGAAAATTTCCCATTTTGACCGCGAAGAAGTACCAGAACGTGTTGTTCATGCACGCGGTGCAGGGGCTTTCGGTTATTTTGAAACGTATGGCAAAGTAGGAAATGAACCCGTTGAAAAATATACGCGAGCGAAAGTATTTTCTGGTGCGGGTAAGCAAACGCCTGTCCTAGCTCGCTTTTCAACAGTAGCCGGTTCAAAGGATTCACCGGAAACAGCACGTGACCCACGCGGCTTCGCGATAAAAATGTATACCGAAGAAGGCAACTGGGATTTAGTCGGCAATAATTTAAAGATATTTTTTATCCGTGATGCGATGAAATTCCCAGATATGATTCACGCCTTTAAGGCCGATCCAGTGTCGAATGTTCCAAACCCTGAAAGAATGTTTGATTTTGTATCGCGAACTCCAGAAGCAACGCATATGATAACGTTTTTATTTTCGCCATGGGGTATTCCAGCAACTTACCGTAATATGCAAGGCTCCGGTGTAAACACTTATAAATGGGTGAATGACAAAGGTGAGGCAGTGCTCATTAAATATCACTGGGAACCGGTACAAGGTATTCGTAATTTAACGCAAGATGAAGCGGATGCTATTCAAGGGAAAAACGTTGGCCATGCAACCCAAGATTTATACGAAGCAATCGAGGAAGGTAATTATCCGGAATGGGAACTTTTCGTACAAATGATGAGTGATGATTACCATCCTGAACTTGATTTTGATCCACTGGATGATACAAAATTATGGCCAACTGATCAGTTTCCGTTTTTGCCAGTCGGTAAAATGGTTTTGAATCGTAATCCGACCGATTACCATGCAGAAATTGAACTTGCTGCCTTTGGTACAGGGGTACTTGTCGACGGGCTTGATTTCTCAGACGACAAAATGTTGCAGGGGCGTACGTTTTCTTACTCAGATACACAACGTTACCGAGTTGGCTCGAACTATTTAAAACTGCCAGTGAATTCGCCAAAAGTGGAGGTCCGTTCAAATCAACACCGTGGTCAAATGGATGTGCATCGTCCAGGTGAATCAGGTGGTAATCCACATATTAATTATGAACCATCAATGATTGGTGGGTTGCAGGAAGCTGATAAAACAGAACGTCCGAAGCATGAGCCAATGTATAGTGATAAATTAAAGAGTGAACCAATTGATCGCCCAAATAATTACGGACAAGCCGGAGAAACGTATCGTAATTTTGAAGATTGGGAACGCGATGAACTCATTAACAATCTATCCAATGCATTAGCCCTTTGTGATGAACGGATTCAGCATGCTATGATTGACCATTTTACACAAGCGGACGAGGAATACGGGCGTCGTGTAAAAGAAGGCATCGCTGCAAAAATGAAAGAGCTTCAAGCACATAAAATGAAAAAAGGTGCTGGTTCAGAAAGAGCAAATGAAGCGGTAGATGAAGTTCACGATATGGGGACGGATGCAGATCCTTATTAA